The following are from one region of the Patescibacteria group bacterium genome:
- a CDS encoding SdpI family protein — MKKSSIIILGIILLSFGAAVYFYPLMPERMASHWGFNGEVNGYISKFWGLFLMPLISCAMFLLFWAIPKLDPLKANIEKFRKYFDGFIISVVVFLFYIYLLTIFWNLGARFNIGQLMAPAIGALFYCSGFLMAKAKRNYFIGIRTPWTLSNDVVWDKTHKVGGKLFKTAGSLAVLGVFFPDQAFFLVMIPILAATIFSVVYSYVAYRQEIKN, encoded by the coding sequence ATGAAAAAAAGTTCAATCATAATTTTAGGGATAATCTTGCTGTCTTTTGGCGCAGCTGTTTATTTTTATCCTTTAATGCCCGAAAGAATGGCTTCGCACTGGGGGTTTAACGGCGAGGTCAACGGCTACATCAGCAAATTTTGGGGCCTATTTTTAATGCCGCTGATTTCTTGCGCGATGTTTCTGCTTTTCTGGGCCATTCCCAAACTTGATCCGTTGAAGGCCAATATTGAAAAGTTCAGAAAATATTTTGATGGGTTTATAATCTCGGTAGTCGTTTTCCTATTTTATATTTACCTGCTGACTATTTTTTGGAACCTTGGCGCGAGATTTAATATAGGTCAGCTGATGGCTCCGGCTATAGGAGCGTTGTTTTATTGCTCCGGGTTTTTGATGGCAAAGGCTAAAAGGAATTATTTTATCGGCATCAGGACCCCCTGGACGCTCAGCAACGACGTGGTTTGGGATAAAACCCATAAAGTCGGCGGAAAGCTTTTTAAAACTGCGGGTTCGCTCGCCGTACTTGGCGTGTTTTTCCCGGACCAAGCTTTCTTTTTAGTCATGATTCCAATTCTGGCCGCTACTATTTTTTCCGTCGTTTATTCTTATGTCGCGTACCGCCAGGAAATAAAGAACTAG